CTGAAACATATCAATCATAATTGAAGCCACCGCTAATTGGTTTTGAAATTTTTCCACTTTATCCGGTATTGTTTTTTTGAAATGCTGCATAGCAGCTAACTCAAAGGCTTCTTTTTCTTCTGGATTACGCGTTAATTTCCGATACCAGTACGGCTGTTCCCGGATATAACGAGTTAAATCCTCATCAGCTTTTATAAACTCCATAATATCTGCTCTCATCCTCTTTCCTCCTAATCCTTTTGAAAGAAAAATGGATTATTTTCAGAAGTATTTTGTTCTTCTTGCGCGCGGTTTCCTTGAAATTGTTGTATAACTTGTTGCACACTACCAATCGCACTCGTTACATTTGCTAAATGTTGCTGCATTTGTTCTACGTCTAGCTTTTTAAAAAAAGAAAGCATTTGTCCCATCACATCAGCAGTTTTTTCTTCTTCAGTTTTTTCTTCTTCAGTTCTATCTTCTTTTTTCTCTTTATTTTTTTTCACTGAAGAAAAAGTAGGTGCT
This genomic interval from Bacillus cereus contains the following:
- a CDS encoding YlbE-like family protein is translated as MRADIMEFIKADEDLTRYIREQPYWYRKLTRNPEEKEAFELAAMQHFKKTIPDKVEKFQNQLAVASIMIDMFQYMKQQNVT
- a CDS encoding YlbD family protein, yielding MPTTKGPLHPSVQQFKEFVNHHPKMVHEVRGGQKTWQQFYEEWYLLGEEDRIWAAYRPDGAPTFSSVKKNKEKKEDRTEEEKTEEEKTADVMGQMLSFFKKLDVEQMQQHLANVTSAIGSVQQVIQQFQGNRAQEEQNTSENNPFFFQKD